TCCTCATGTTTTTTTGTGATTTAAACTAATAATATGGAAATGGAATAATATCGTCTGTGATTTGAGTGCTCCACAAACAGAACGCACATTCGATGTTCGTTTGATGTAGCCCCTCACCGTTCTGAAGATCGCTCGATTTTGTCACCGCAATACGGGCATACCCGCCAATCGCTGTGAAGCCGCCGTCCACAAGCGCGACACATCCCCGCTGTCTCTCTTCGCGTCTGCAACCATAGAAAGAGAATCGCAAAAAGAATCACAATGAAAAATAGAAATGCGATCATTCCAAGCATGCTGAAAGCCATCATGGAGCCCATCATCGACCCCATCGGTCTTACGCTCACACCACTCCCTGCCATTACAAGACAAAGCGCGCCTAAAAACACGAGAAGGGTTGCGCCGATCCATGACAATCTCTTCATGTGCGCTCCCCCCTTGTTGTTTCATGGGATCGAAGCGGAATGCCAAGCGTTATGACCGTACCCGCCCCTTCTTCGCTTTGAGCCGACACAAATCCGCCGTGCGCCTCAATTACCTGTTTGACAATCGCCAAGCCAAGACCGCTGCCGCCACGCACGCGCGACCGCGATTTTTCCACGCGATAAAGGCGATTCCAAATGTAAGGAAGCTCTTTGCGCGGAATTCCCATTCCGCTGTCACTCACCTGAAAATAAAGAAAGTCACCCTTTTGCACAACCTCCACGGACACCTTTCCGCCAGGCATTGTATAGCGCACTGCGTTGTCCAGCACATTGATCAGCGCCTGTTCGAGCCGCAGAGGATCCGCCTCCACGAGGGCAACGGTTTGTGGCATGCTAAGCGACACGGTGATCTCTTTGGCAGACGCTCGCGCGCTCACACGATCAACGAGACTCTGCATCCACGCATCAATTTGAAGCGGCTCCCTGCGAATCAGCAGAAGATCACCCTCATCCGCTTGAGCCAGTGTAAAAAGATCCTGGATCAAGCGCTCGACACGTTGCGACTCTTCATAGATAAGCCCTACATAGCGCCGCTCTTCATCTGGCGATTTGGTCAGTCTCTCGTACACCACTTCACTATATCCTTTGATATAGGTAAGCGGCGTGCGCAATTCATGCGCCACATCCGCAAGAAACTGTTTGCGCGTCTTATCCAGATGATCCAGATGCTGCGCCAAGTCATTGATGGCCTGCCCCAGTTGGGACACCTCGTCATTTCCCGCGACAGGAACGCGAACGTGATACTGGCCTCGGCTGATTTCTCTCGTAGCCCTTCTCATTGTGAGCAGTGGTTGCGCCAGACGGTACGAGAGGAAAACGGCTAAGCCAGCAGTCAACATGATCGCTCCAAAGGCCGCCAACACGAGCATCTGCTCCACACGACTCAATGCGGCTTGCCCGAGATCGCGAAATTGTGCCACATGGGCGATCAACTGTTCAAGTGAGAGGTAAAGGGATAAAAGCACCACGAGCATGAGCCCTACGATTGAGGCTCCAATTTTGAAGGCGATTCGCGAGCGGATCACGGGGCAACCTCAAGCCTGTAACCGATGCCCCAGACGGTTGCAAGAACATCGGATGAAACCCCCGCGTCCCGCAACTTTTCGCGCAGGTTCTTAATGTGACTGTCCACCGTGCGCGTGTCTCCTGCGTACTCCTGGCCCCACACCCGATCCAGCAGTTCATCGCGTGGATAGGTTCGACCAGGACGCTTGACAAACCATAGAAGCAAGTCAAACTCTTTGGGGGTAAGCGTCAACCGATTCCCTTTTACAAACACGTTTCGATCCTCGACATCCATCCGCAAATGAATCTCCGGTATTGCAAAAACCACCTCATCACGGGGATGAGTTCGGCGCATCAAACTTTTGACTCGCGCCACCAGTTCGCGAGAGTCAAACGGCTTTATCAGATAATCATCTGCCCCGGCAGTGAGTCCCATCACTCGCGACTCCACCGCTTCGCGTGCCGTCAACATCAAAACAGGCATATCAGGATGGCGCGTGCGGATCGTGCGACAAACCTCCACGCCGTCCATCCCTGGCATCATGACATCAAGGATCACCATGTCAAACACGCCTGAACCCAGTTCCTCAAGACAAGTGAACCCATCCTCCGCTTCAGAGACGGAGAAACCCTCATGCGCCAAGTAGATGCGAACCAATTGCCGCATCGGCGGTTCGTCATCCACGACCAGGATGTGCCGCTTCATCCTCTCCCCTTCTTTCGCTGCAAACATAACCGATCAGTCTTTTAACTCATCGCGCAGCCGGTCGTACTCGTCGCGGCTGATTTCCCCTCTGGCATAGCGTTCTTTAACGATGTGAAGCGCACTGCCCGAATCATGAGACGAATTCCCTCCTGAATAACCGCGCTCCGTTCGCGTGAACATTCTTACTCCAAAAACAACGGCAAAGATCAAGATCCCGAAAAACAGAATCATGACAAATCCCATGACCCCCATCGCGCCCATCATCGACCCAAACCCAATTCCACTATTTCCGTACCACATGGCATAACACTCCTTTTCATTGACAGACAACATATCTACACTTCTTCTTACTACTTAGACCTTACCGCTCAAGTGTGAAGAAAGTTTGTGTATGCAGTTTTAAAGGTGCCTGCTTGTGACGCGCGAATCGATCGAGATGGATCGTCACAATGAACAAAGCGAACACAGGCGCTGAATTTGGATCGGTTCCAATTCCACCCATGACCCCAAAATCTTCCCCCATCCACCAACTGAAAAAGAGCCATACAAATGCAGAAACCAACACCCATGAGTGTACCCTTTGAAACCAGAAGAAGACACCCAAGGTAAACATAAAGACCACAAAAGCGGTATTCCAAAGCCACGGATGATGAAGTGTACTCACCGCCATCGCATGGATCGGATCTGAAAAAAGCCTTGGTTGCGGCATGCTTGCCGCGATCAGAAATGGCGTGCTAAGACCTTGCCCTGTCCAGTACCCTGCCGTTGGTAACGCTTGGGCAAACGCGGCCAAGATCCAAATCCCGCCGATCACACGATTTCCGAATCGGATGACCCGCCCATCTCTCCACACGCTTTCTGGAAGCAGTAAAAAGATCGCGCCACACACATAGAACAGGACGGAGCCAGGCGATCCTGACAGCCACGTTGCGCTGCCCGTCAAGATGCCGCCCATCCCTTCGCCCAAAAACCAAATACCGAGACCCCATACGATGGATACCCACAAACCAATTTTACCCCACACCCGATCCATCGCGAGCAAAAGGCACAGTCCAATACCCACCTGTAGAATCACCGCAAACACATCTGCCCCGATCGGATAGTCCGTCCAAAATTGGATATTCCATCCGAGAATGCGAAGATACCACGGAGGCTGACCAATCACCGTAGGCGCAAGAACATCCTGGACAAAACCGTTATTGGGCATGGCGGGCTGCGCTTGAAGTACACCGTCGATCAACCAAAACGCTCCCAATCCCCACCACAGCACGACACGCGCCTTTGGAGTATGCCCGATGCGGTGGCGGATCAGCATCCAGATTTGCCGAAAAGGATGATGCGTGTCAAACGTGATGTGTTGAGGGGTATCCACTTCCTCATTGAAATAACCTAAAAGCCACCACGCCGCAGACATCAGCAGAATCGTTGCGAGCGTCATGAGGCTCCACTGAAAGAGCATCACGTGAAAGGAGTGAACGACCGCGGGATCAATATAGGGAGTCATGTTCATATGCATACGCCTCGTGAAAAGATAGGTAAACGTCGAGCAGATCTACATTTCAATCGTTCAAATCAATCGTTCAAATGCTCTGTGGTTTTCACTTTGAGCTGATGATTCTCAACCATAAGGTCGGCAATCTGAAGCTGCAGTTCATGCACATCATGAGGGGTATCCTGAGAGGGGATAGCGGTAGGTGATGGATCCTGACGTTTCTTAGAAAAGAACATTTTCCCCATACCAAAAAGCATTAAGACAGGACAAAATAGCGTGAGTAATAAATTCCAACTCATCGTTCTCCCCCATTCAAGCAACTTTTAAACAATGAGTGAATTCTATCCCGAATTTGTGAAGAAAGTATGGAGGAACTTCTCGATCAATGACCACACCCACAGGCATCCTCGACGCCGCGCGCCTCTTGGATGGCTTCAATCCCCTCTTTGACCACGAAATAAACCAATGCCAAGCCAGCCAGGGCATTCAGCCACCACCAGCCGACCAGAGCGGTCAAAACAAGTCCTGCGATCAATGTCCACGCCATGTACGCACAAACAATGCTACATGAGCCGTCGGCGCGAAGGGCTTTGCTGCCGATTTCCGTACCAATTCTTTTCTTTACACGTGACAAGTACGGCATGATCATCCCCGAAGCGATGGCAAGTGCGAGACCCAGCATGCTCTTTTCCGAGCTGGAACGTGTCCACAGGTCAAATCCGGCAGAGACAACGATGTAACCAGCCAGTGCAAGCAAGGCGACTCCGACAACCCATGACGCCTTCTTCTCGGCCTGCTTTACCCGCTCAAGACTTGCACCACTTGACTCCACATAGAGCCGCCAGAGAAGAATTGCACTTGCCACCAGTTCAATGACGCTATCGGCTCCAAACGCCTTAAGTGCCAAGGAATGTGCCAGAATTCCAGCGCGGATGGCCACTACCGCCTCAACAATCATCCAAAGAATGCTGACAATCTCAATGTTGATTCCTTTTTTAACCTGCAACGCTTGCACTGACATCCTTTTCACCTCCTTGACCTTGCCTTACTGAATTCAAAACGAGAGACGCCGCTTGTGACAGTCTGTAGTAGACAAGTTTCCCCTCTTTCCGATAGGATGCGAGCCCTGCGCTTTTAAGCCGCCGGAGGTGATGCGATGCGTTTTGAACGGTCGTATCGAGTAATGCTGCAACCTCACAGACACACAGTTCATCCTCTGCCAGTGCATAGGCCACTTTGAGACGTGTGCCATCTGCAAGGGCTTTGAAAATCAAAGACGGTGAAGCGGTCTCCGGAATGACAGAGCGAAGCCTCTCCACCTTTGACATATCCACACATTCGACTTGACACATGTCACGCTTATTCATCATCATTCTCCTTCATTCAAACATCCATTTGAATGAAGGGTATCACGAATGTGCCACATCCACAATGGGCATACGTTTTAGAACACGCAAAAGCCCACCCGTCTCCAAAGCGACAGGTGGGCGATCGATATCCCCTCTTAAATCAAAGATTTTTAAAGCGCAGGTACCAACGTTTATACTCGTAGCCTTGAGCTTCTTCTTCCTCCTGTGTCTTGATCGCGCCTTGTTGCGCAGGTGGGGCCACGACGACTTCTTGCCCAGGAGTCCAATCCGCAGGTGTCGAGACGCCGTATTGATCCGCCGTTTGCAGCGCATCAATGACACGGATGATCTCTGATATATTGCGTCCCGCATTCATCGGGTAGTAAATCATCGCTCGCATGATCCCTTTGTCATCCATGATGAACACCGAGCGAACCGCCGCCGTGCTGCTTGCACCAGGATGAATCATTCCGTATAAGCTTGATACCTTCATATCCAAATCAGCAATCACCGGAAACGTAACTTTGTGTAAAAAAACCTCTTCAATGTCGCGAATCCATGCCAAATGCGCCTGCACACCGTCTACAGACAGCCCGATCAATTGGACATTGCGCTTTGCAAACTCTTCCGCTTTCGAAGCAAACGATCCGAACTCCGTCGAACACACAGGTGTAAAATCAGCTGGATGGGAAAAGAGAACCACCCACTTCCCGTGAAAATCACTCAATTTTAGTTTCCCTTGCGTCGTGTTCGCTTCAAAATCTGGGGCTAATTCATTCAATCTCGGCAATTGCTGCACTTCTGACATAAATAACATCTCTCCTGTCTTCGTTTGTACATACTTTATCGCCTACCTGTGAAGAATGTATGGAGAAGCCTACTCTATTCCCAAATCTTCGATCGATGCTGACCACAGTAAGGACACACACGCCATTCCGGCTTTAAGCGTTGACTGCAATGTAGACAGCGCACCGATGGAGCGTTCTTTTTATCAAGATTCATTCGCACCAACAAGACCATAACCATCACGACAAATAGTATGAGAATAACGCTAAATAACGCACTGCTCTTAGGATTCGCTCCCATCATTCCGCCCATCATTGGATCGCTTACAAAGATTTCACCGGCGATCACCAAACACAGGAGACCCAATAGGACAAACCCACTGGCAATCATCCAATCCAAACGTCTCACGTTCACTCCCCCCTAAGAAAGATGCATTTCTAAAATTCGAACCGCGCAAACGGACTGGACACGGATGTGCCTTTGTCGTCTCTGCGCGGTTCTTTAGGCTGCGGTTCTTTAGGCTATGGAACAAAAATCAAACGACTTTTAGTGTTCCGTACATACCCTGAATGGCGTGACCGGGCACCGGACATAAATAGTGGTACGTCCCTACGCTCAAATGCAACTGCCCAGATCGCGTGTAATAATGCGCTGTAGTTAGCGACTTGGTTGTTCGTTCAGGCAGCGGCATCAACAGAAAATCACTATTTACACTCATCATGGCCATCCTGCCATACGGCGGTGCGGTTGACGTCACTTCAAATCCGTGCATATATCCCCAGTCCGTATTCACCAAGGTTACTTGAACGTTTGCACTGGAAGGCACGATGATCGTGGGATTCACCAATCCATCGATCTCCCACGTCATATTCGGTTGCCCGTGCGGCGATGCGAGCGCAACCAGGTTAATCGACCCACCGCTGTACGTGATCGTATTGGTCTTTTGATCGATCACGGCTCCCTGCTTTCCCCGCGCAATCTGTTGATTCAGTGTGGCACTACTGTCAAGCGAAGAATAAGCGTTCATCCTTCCGCCCATCCGACTCACGGCGCCACTTCCGCCGCCCATCATGCCATATCCACCGCCCATCCGACTCACGGTGCCACTTCCGCCGCCCATCATGCCGGTATCCACCACCCATCCTGCCCGCGGCGCCACTTCCGCCGCCCATCATGCCGTATCCGCCGCCCAGCGCGCTCGCGGCGCCACTTCCGCCGCTTCTGTCACCCATCACACCCACGGTACCCGTTAATCCATGGCTCGTATGTGTTCCCTGAAAAGTCATGCGGTTTGTTTGCGAAACCGTCGCCGCAAACGCCCCACTGCCAATCATCAACACAGACAAACCAGCGATCACAGGAATGATCCAACCTTTTCTTTTCATCACTGCATTCCTCCCTTTCACAGTCATCATAGAGACCAACTGTGAAGAAAGTATGCAGATCCAATTGAGTTTCCTATGACTCTCACGTATATCTAGCTCCTGAACTGGCCACACTTCCACCTACCAGGGTTTTTTG
This genomic interval from Ferroacidibacillus organovorans contains the following:
- a CDS encoding zinc ribbon domain-containing protein; the encoded protein is MKRLSWIGATLLVFLGALCLVMAGSGVSVRPMGSMMGSMMAFSMLGMIAFLFFIVILFAILFLWLQTRRETAGMCRACGRRLHSDWRVCPYCGDKIERSSER
- a CDS encoding sensor histidine kinase translates to MIRSRIAFKIGASIVGLMLVVLLSLYLSLEQLIAHVAQFRDLGQAALSRVEQMLVLAAFGAIMLTAGLAVFLSYRLAQPLLTMRRATREISRGQYHVRVPVAGNDEVSQLGQAINDLAQHLDHLDKTRKQFLADVAHELRTPLTYIKGYSEVVYERLTKSPDEERRYVGLIYEESQRVERLIQDLFTLAQADEGDLLLIRREPLQIDAWMQSLVDRVSARASAKEITVSLSMPQTVALVEADPLRLEQALINVLDNAVRYTMPGGKVSVEVVQKGDFLYFQVSDSGMGIPRKELPYIWNRLYRVEKSRSRVRGGSGLGLAIVKQVIEAHGGFVSAQSEEGAGTVITLGIPLRSHETTRGERT
- a CDS encoding response regulator transcription factor, whose amino-acid sequence is MKRHILVVDDEPPMRQLVRIYLAHEGFSVSEAEDGFTCLEELGSGVFDMVILDVMMPGMDGVEVCRTIRTRHPDMPVLMLTAREAVESRVMGLTAGADDYLIKPFDSRELVARVKSLMRRTHPRDEVVFAIPEIHLRMDVEDRNVFVKGNRLTLTPKEFDLLLWFVKRPGRTYPRDELLDRVWGQEYAGDTRTVDSHIKNLREKLRDAGVSSDVLATVWGIGYRLEVAP
- a CDS encoding SHOCT domain-containing protein, producing MWYGNSGIGFGSMMGAMGVMGFVMILFFGILIFAVVFGVRMFTRTERGYSGGNSSHDSGSALHIVKERYARGEISRDEYDRLRDELKD
- a CDS encoding cation transporter, which encodes MSVQALQVKKGINIEIVSILWMIVEAVVAIRAGILAHSLALKAFGADSVIELVASAILLWRLYVESSGASLERVKQAEKKASWVVGVALLALAGYIVVSAGFDLWTRSSSEKSMLGLALAIASGMIMPYLSRVKKRIGTEIGSKALRADGSCSIVCAYMAWTLIAGLVLTALVGWWWLNALAGLALVYFVVKEGIEAIQEARGVEDACGCGH
- a CDS encoding ArsR/SmtB family transcription factor, with product MNKRDMCQVECVDMSKVERLRSVIPETASPSLIFKALADGTRLKVAYALAEDELCVCEVAALLDTTVQNASHHLRRLKSAGLASYRKEGKLVYYRLSQAASLVLNSVRQGQGGEKDVSASVAG
- a CDS encoding peroxiredoxin, whose translation is MSEVQQLPRLNELAPDFEANTTQGKLKLSDFHGKWVVLFSHPADFTPVCSTEFGSFASKAEEFAKRNVQLIGLSVDGVQAHLAWIRDIEEVFLHKVTFPVIADLDMKVSSLYGMIHPGASSTAAVRSVFIMDDKGIMRAMIYYPMNAGRNISEIIRVIDALQTADQYGVSTPADWTPGQEVVVAPPAQQGAIKTQEEEEAQGYEYKRWYLRFKNL
- a CDS encoding zinc ribbon domain-containing protein: MRRLDWMIASGFVLLGLLCLVIAGEIFVSDPMMGGMMGANPKSSALFSVILILFVVMVMVLLVRMNLDKKNAPSVRCLHCSQRLKPEWRVCPYCGQHRSKIWE